In Haloimpatiens massiliensis, the following are encoded in one genomic region:
- the folE gene encoding GTP cyclohydrolase I FolE, protein MDQEKIRNAISMIIEAIGEDPNREGLIETPDRIARMYSEIFSGLIETPEKHLSKVFKVKNDDIVIEKDIQFYSMCEHHFLPFFGKAHIAYIPDGKVVGLSKLARTVEVFAKRPQLQERLTSQIADSLMEHLNCKGSMVVIEAEHLCMSMRGVKKWGSKTTTLVTRGIFKDDSFLQQQVLNMISL, encoded by the coding sequence ATAGATCAAGAGAAAATAAGAAATGCAATCAGTATGATAATTGAAGCTATAGGTGAAGATCCTAATAGAGAAGGACTTATAGAAACACCTGATAGAATAGCTAGAATGTACAGTGAAATATTCTCTGGCCTTATAGAGACACCTGAAAAACATTTAAGCAAAGTATTTAAAGTAAAAAATGACGATATTGTTATAGAAAAAGATATCCAATTCTATTCCATGTGTGAACACCATTTTCTTCCTTTCTTTGGTAAGGCTCATATAGCCTATATTCCAGATGGCAAAGTAGTAGGACTTAGCAAGCTTGCTAGAACAGTTGAAGTTTTCGCTAAAAGACCTCAGCTTCAAGAAAGATTGACATCCCAAATAGCAGATTCTTTAATGGAACATTTGAATTGTAAGGGTTCTATGGTAGTAATAGAAGCTGAACATTTATGCATGAGCATGAGAGGCGTTAAAAAATGGGGTTCTAAAACAACTACCTTGGTTACTAGAGGAATTTTTAAAGATGACTCTTTTCTGCAACAACAAG